One window from the genome of Brachionichthys hirsutus isolate HB-005 chromosome 19, CSIRO-AGI_Bhir_v1, whole genome shotgun sequence encodes:
- the LOC137908563 gene encoding claudin-23-like, translated as MPRRSAQEWIRLSMRTPGILIFGMVLAPCGWILDLTATVAPNWRTLHGVPNIAADEFIQQGIWEVCRASSINTGGDCSLSDVTYFDNQIIMVAQGMMVASLIVTLGGLAVAIPGVRCWKDSPNWIVAGLGGLLIFISGVLTLIPISWYTHIINDITSVTPLTDVRVGYSIILGFIGGILEILGGFVMFIGICRCCGGKNRGERRVEETRRQFSHQRAPRTRQPVPSLSRASSSARSSVPYSKESMDEDVSFPRAKTPAGRSANTSTSRPYDDDL; from the coding sequence ATGCCGCGGCGATCCGCGCAGGAGTGGATCCGGCTATCCATGCGCACCCCGGGCATCCTGATCTTCGGCATGGTCTTGGCCCCCTGCGGGTGGATTCTAGACCTGACCGCCACGGTGGCCCCCAACTGGAGGACCCTCCACGGGGTCCCCAACATCGCCGCAGACGAGTTCATCCAGCAAGGCATCTGGGAGGTGTGCAGAGCCTCGTCCATCAACACCGGCGGGGACTGCAGCCTCAGCGACGTCACGTACTTCGACAACCAGATCATCATGGTCGCCCAGGGCATGATGGTGGCCTCCCTCATCGTGACCCTCGGCGGGCTGGCGGTGGCCATCCCGGGGGTCCGGTGCTGGAAGGACTCGCCCAACTGGATCGTGGCCGGCCTGGGCGGGCTGTTGATCTTTATTTCGGGCGTCCTGACCCTCATTCCCATCTCCTGGTACACGCACATCATCAACGACATCACGTCGGTCACTCCTCTCACGGACGTGCGCGTCGGCTACTCCATCATCCTGGGCTTCATCGGCGGGATATTAGAGATTCTGGGCGGATTCGTCATGTTCATCGGGATCTGTCGCTGCTGCGGCGGTAAGAACCGGGGAGAGAGACGGGTCGAGGAGACGCGCAGGCAGTTCTCCCACCAGAGGGCGCCAAGGACGCGGCAACCGGTGCCGAGCCTGAGCCGCGCCAGCAGCAGCGCCAGGAGCAGCGTGCCCTACTCCAAGGAGTCCATGGATGAAGACGTGTCCTTCCCACGAGCAAAGACCCCCGCGGGCCGCTCGGCCAACACCTCCACCAGTCGACCTTACGACGACGACCTATGA